A region of the Oceanihabitans sp. IOP_32 genome:
ATAACAAGCCAAAACCGCCATTAATAACTTCGCCCCAGCCTACGCCACCGCCATTGTGTATAGAGACCCAAGTTGCGCCTCTAAAACTGTCGCCAATAACGTTGTGCATAGCCATATCTGCTGTAAATTTACTGCCGTCGTAAATATTAGAGGTTTCTCGGTACGGCGAATCGGTACCGCTAACATCGTGGTGATCTCGGCCTAAAACCACAGGGCCAATAGTGCCTTTGGCAATGGCTTGATTAAAGGCCTGGGCTATTTTGGTTCGACCTTCGGCATCGGCATACAAGATACGCGCTTGCGAACCCACAACCATGTTGTTTTGTTTTGCGTTTTTTATCCAGATAATGTTGTCTTGCATTTGCAATTTTATTTCTTCAGGTGCATGCAGCATGATATCCTCTAAAACTTGCGCAGCAATTTCATCAGTTTTATCTAAATCTTCAGTTTTTCCAGAAGCGCAAACCCAGCGAAATGGTCCAAATCCATAATCGAAACACATAGGACCTAAAATATCCTGTACATACGACGCGTATTTAAAATCGATGCCATTTTCTGCCATAACATCGGCTCCTGCTCTTGAGGCTTCCAATAAAAAAGCATTGCCGTAATCGAAAAAGTATGTGCCTTTATTGGTGTGCTTATTAATGGCCGCGGCATGGCGACGCAAAGACGCCTGTACCTTTTCTTGAAATAGTTCTGGAGCTTCACGAATTAATCGGTTTGACTCTTCATAAGACACACCAACAGGGTAATAACCACCAGTCCACGGGATATGGAGCGAGGTTTGATCGGATCCGACGTGCACAAAAATGTCTTCTTCATCAAAACGCTCCCAAACATCAACTATATTTCCAATAAAAGCTATCGAAACCACCTCGTTATTGGCTTGTGCTTGTTTTACTCGAGCAACCAAATCGTCCATAGTATCAATAAGCAAATCCACCCAACCTTGCTCGTATCTTTTTGTGGCCGCTTTTATATTGACTTCGGCACAAATACTAATACAACCCGCAATATTTCCTGCCTTGGGTTGCGCGCCACTCATGCCGCCTAAACCCGAGGTTAAGAATATTTTCCCTGCTGGGGATTCGTTCTTTTTTAAAATCTTTCTAAACGCATTCATAACCGTAATGGTAGTACCGTGAACAATGCCTTGCGGGCCAATATACATAAAGGAACCAGCCGTCATTTGTCCGTATTGCGAAACCCCCAAAGCATTAAATTTTTCCCAATGGTCGGGTTTCGAATAATTGGGAATTACCATGCCATTGGTGACGACCACTCGAGGCGCATGTTGAGATGATGGGAATAACCCCATAGGATGCCCAGAATACAAATGTAAGGTCTGTTCATCTGTCATAATCGCTAAATACTGCATTACTAAAAGGTACTGCGCCCAATTTTGAAACACGGCGCCGTTACCACCATAAGTAATTAATTCTTCGGGATGTTGTGCTACAGCAGGATCGAGGTTGTTTTGAATCATGAGCATTATCGCTGCCGCTTGGGTGCATTTGGAAGGATATTCAGCAAGGTCTCTGGCGTACATTTTGTAATCTGGCTTAAAACGGTACATATAAATGCGTCCAAAATCTTGTAGTTCTTGAGCAAATTCTTCCGCTAAGGTGTCATGCCATTTCTTAGGAAAGTACCGCAAGGCATTGCGAATGGCGAGTTTTTTTTCTTCTTTCGATAAAATATCCTTTCGCTTTGGTGCGCGGTTGGCATCTTTTGGGTAGGGGCGTTTTACAGGTAATTGGCTTGGAATGCCTTGTAATATATGTGCTTTAAAGGTCATGATTTAAACGGTGTTAGTTTACAATAAAAGCGCGGTTTTTCACCATAGTTATTAGGGTGTGGATGTCGTCTTTTAAAATACGATCATCTTCTAATTTGGGCACCTTGCTCCTAATTATTTTAAAATTTTCTTCAATGATTTCAGAAAAGGTATTGGGTCTTCTAAATTCCATAGCTTGTGCAGCGTACATGAGTTCGATGGCTAAGATACTTTCAATATTTCCTAAAATCTGATTGAACTGCCGTCCAGAAATACTGCCCATAGATACGTGGTCTTCTTGCCCTAAAGACGTTGGAATACTATCTGCCGATGGCGGAAAACACAAGGATTTGTTTTCTGTTACCAATGCTGCGGTGGTGTATTGCGGAATCATAAAACCAGAATTTAAACCACCAGCTTTGGTTAATAATCGTGGTAAGCCGTATTGGCCTTCTAATAACAAATAACAACGCCTATCTGCAATATTGCCTAATTCTGAGGCGGCAATAGAGGCGTAGTCTAAAGCCATGGCTAGGGGTTGACCATGAAAATTTCCGCCAGAAATAGCCTCTGTTTCACTTAATATAATGGGATTGTCTGTAACCGAATTCATTTCAATTTCTGCCAATTCATTTAAATGATAGTAGGCATTTCTTGAAGCGCCATGTACTTGTGGCATGCAGCGTATTGAATAGGGATCTTGTACGCGGTTGCATTTAAAATGATTTTTTAGGTTTTGCGAATCTTTGAGTAACATTCTAATGCGTGCGGCGACTTTTATATTGCCTTTAAACGGCCGAATGTTATGCAAGGCTTCTTTAAAAGGTGAGGCACTGCCTTGATAACCCTCTAAACTCATCACGCCAGCAACATCGGCTAAATCGAGTAAATAGTTCATTTTGTCTAAACCCATAATGGTGTGGGCTAAAATAAACTGTGTCCCATTTATTAGACCTAAGCCTTCTTTAGCTTCTAAGCTCATTGGTTTTAAACCGTGCTGTTTCAGAATATTTTTTGCGGGTGTAATGGTGCCTTCAAACCAAAATTCACCCTCGCCTAATAGCGGTAAAAACAAATGGGCTAAAGGCGCCAAGTCTCCAGACGCACCAACCGAGCCTTGCTCTGGAACTACAGGAATTAAATCGTGATCTATAAAATAGAGAATGCGCTCAATTAATTCTAAACGCACTCCAGAAAACCCTTGACATAGGGCATGTACTTTACAAATCATCATGATTTTAGAACCCATTTTATCAATTGGTTTACCCACACCAACAGCATGTGTAATTAATAGGTTTTCTTGTAGTTTGCTGGTCTCCTCGGGTGTGATTTGAACGTCGCACAAGGGACCAAACCCGGTATTAATACCATATACGGCTTGGTTTGAACAGGCTATAGTTTCAACGTTTTGCCTGCAGTCTTCTATTTTTTTAATGGCTGCTTGATTAATAATTGCCTTTAAACTTCCGTTGGCAATCGCCATTACTTTTTTTACTGTAAGTTGATCTATTCCGTATTTAAACATGGTTTTGGTTTAACGGGGGTTTTAACAAAGTTATTCTTATTTTTGATGCTTAACAAGATTAATTATATAGTTAATTAATAATTATGAAGCATCAATTAGAGTTAAGGCATTTTAAATATTTTATTGCAGTAGCTGAAGATTTGCATTTTAGAAAAGCCGCCGAACGTCTATTTATATCACAACCTGGCTTAAGTAGACAAATTAAGCAAATGGAAGACGATTTGGGTTTGACATTGTTTGAGCGGCACAACAGAAAAGTGGAACTTACAAAAGCAGGACAGTATTTAAAAACCCAAATCACACAACATTTAAAAGATCTAGACCGTATTTTAAACCAAACGAAATTAATAAACAACGGTATTAAAGGCGATTTAAAATTTGGATATGTGGGATCTGCTATGCAAGAAATTATTCCGAATTTACTTTTAAAATTCAGATCACAAAATCCCTATGCGCAGTTTGGTTTAAAGGAGTTGGGCAATCAAAAACAAATAGACAGTTTACTGTCTTTAGATATAGATATTGGTTTTGTGAGGATAGAACGTGTGCCAAGGGATTTACAGATGAAGCCCATTTTAAAAGAGAATTTTTGCTTGGTCTTGCCCGAAAACCATCCTATAAATGAGGCTAGTTTTATAAATATGAATCAGTTTAAAGATGAAGATTTTATATTGTTCGATCCGCAATATAGTGCCTCATATCATGAAAAAGTGATGCAAATTTTTGACGACGCGGGTTTCACTCCAATAATTGCGCACAATACTATTCATGCCACGTCTATTTATAAATTGGTTGAAAATAATTTTGGTATTTCTATAGTCCCAAAATCACTTCAAAATTTAACGGTTAAAGGCATTAAATTTATCGAGTTGACTAACATTTTACAAAAAACAATATTATCGGTTGTTTGGAATAAAAACAATAGAAACCCTATGTTAAAGAAGTTTTTAGTGAATATTAATTAAAAGGGAATAAAAACCTGCTTTGTATACTGCAATAAAAACCATATTTTTACCGTCAATTTAAAAACAAACTATAATAATGAAAACTATTAAATTTTTAAGTGTCGCTTTTGTGGCAACTCTGTTATTTTCTTGTAATCAAAACGGAGTGACTAACAAACCATTAAATACTCAACTAGATTCGGTTAGTTATGCCGTTGGTTTAAATATGGGTAAAGGTTTAAAAGGTAATATAGAGCGTAGTAATTTTAATGAAGCCGATATAGATTTAATAAAACAAGGATTTATTAATGGTTTAGATTCTTTAAATATTTTAATGGAAGATGATCAGGTACAAACTCTTTTAACCGATTATTTCACAAAGAAGCAACAAGAAGAGCAAGAAAAACAACAAGCGGAACAATTAAAGAAAGCTGAAGAAGAATTTAACGATGTTAAAGTTGCTGGAGAAAACTTTTTGGAGGAAAACAAAACTAAAGATGGTGTTCAAACTACCGCTTCTGGATTACAATATATTGTATTAAAAGAAGGTAAAGGGGATAAACCTCAAGAAACGTCTAAAGTTAAAGTGCACTACCACGGTACAACAATTAATGGTGAGGTTTTTGATAGCTCTGTAGAAAGAGGTGTTCCATCAGAATTTGGTGTTAATCAAGTTATTCCGGGGTGGATAGAGGGTTTACAGCTTATGCCTGTAGGTTCGAAATACAAGTTTTTTATTCCACAAGAACTTGCTTATGGTGCTTTTCCACGTCAAGGTGGTAAAATTAAGCCATTCGACGCTTTGATTTTCGAGGTTGAATTATTAGAAATTACCGAGTAATAATACTCCAATACGAATTAGTAAAACAGCCGTTTAATAATAATTTAAGCGGCTGTTTTTTTTTAACACCCTATGTATTATATTATGTCTTTTAAATAAAGGTGGCAAGATATAGAGTTCTTTAGATTAATAAATACTTATCATTAAAACGTCTTTTGCAAAAACAGTAGGTTATTTTTGTCTTCAATAATGAAATCGTTAGCCTCGATTTTAGTGGAGTTAGCACTTTGTTATTAACAATTATATCAATAATAGTTGAGAAGACAGCGGTAAATATTTCTTGGTTTTTTTTGAGTTTAGACAATAAATAGTGAAAATAAGGCATCAAGGTTGTAACTTTGCAACCATAAATATGAAATAACAATATGGGTCATAAAGCAGGT
Encoded here:
- a CDS encoding urocanate hydratase, translating into MTFKAHILQGIPSQLPVKRPYPKDANRAPKRKDILSKEEKKLAIRNALRYFPKKWHDTLAEEFAQELQDFGRIYMYRFKPDYKMYARDLAEYPSKCTQAAAIMLMIQNNLDPAVAQHPEELITYGGNGAVFQNWAQYLLVMQYLAIMTDEQTLHLYSGHPMGLFPSSQHAPRVVVTNGMVIPNYSKPDHWEKFNALGVSQYGQMTAGSFMYIGPQGIVHGTTITVMNAFRKILKKNESPAGKIFLTSGLGGMSGAQPKAGNIAGCISICAEVNIKAATKRYEQGWVDLLIDTMDDLVARVKQAQANNEVVSIAFIGNIVDVWERFDEEDIFVHVGSDQTSLHIPWTGGYYPVGVSYEESNRLIREAPELFQEKVQASLRRHAAAINKHTNKGTYFFDYGNAFLLEASRAGADVMAENGIDFKYASYVQDILGPMCFDYGFGPFRWVCASGKTEDLDKTDEIAAQVLEDIMLHAPEEIKLQMQDNIIWIKNAKQNNMVVGSQARILYADAEGRTKIAQAFNQAIAKGTIGPVVLGRDHHDVSGTDSPYRETSNIYDGSKFTADMAMHNVIGDSFRGATWVSIHNGGGVGWGEVINGGFGLLLDGTPEAESRLKNMLFYDVNNGIARRSWARNEPALFAIKREMERRPDLKVTLPNLVEDSILNNLF
- a CDS encoding FKBP-type peptidyl-prolyl cis-trans isomerase; the encoded protein is MKTIKFLSVAFVATLLFSCNQNGVTNKPLNTQLDSVSYAVGLNMGKGLKGNIERSNFNEADIDLIKQGFINGLDSLNILMEDDQVQTLLTDYFTKKQQEEQEKQQAEQLKKAEEEFNDVKVAGENFLEENKTKDGVQTTASGLQYIVLKEGKGDKPQETSKVKVHYHGTTINGEVFDSSVERGVPSEFGVNQVIPGWIEGLQLMPVGSKYKFFIPQELAYGAFPRQGGKIKPFDALIFEVELLEITE
- the hutH gene encoding histidine ammonia-lyase, yielding MFKYGIDQLTVKKVMAIANGSLKAIINQAAIKKIEDCRQNVETIACSNQAVYGINTGFGPLCDVQITPEETSKLQENLLITHAVGVGKPIDKMGSKIMMICKVHALCQGFSGVRLELIERILYFIDHDLIPVVPEQGSVGASGDLAPLAHLFLPLLGEGEFWFEGTITPAKNILKQHGLKPMSLEAKEGLGLINGTQFILAHTIMGLDKMNYLLDLADVAGVMSLEGYQGSASPFKEALHNIRPFKGNIKVAARIRMLLKDSQNLKNHFKCNRVQDPYSIRCMPQVHGASRNAYYHLNELAEIEMNSVTDNPIILSETEAISGGNFHGQPLAMALDYASIAASELGNIADRRCYLLLEGQYGLPRLLTKAGGLNSGFMIPQYTTAALVTENKSLCFPPSADSIPTSLGQEDHVSMGSISGRQFNQILGNIESILAIELMYAAQAMEFRRPNTFSEIIEENFKIIRSKVPKLEDDRILKDDIHTLITMVKNRAFIVN
- a CDS encoding LysR family transcriptional regulator, whose amino-acid sequence is MKHQLELRHFKYFIAVAEDLHFRKAAERLFISQPGLSRQIKQMEDDLGLTLFERHNRKVELTKAGQYLKTQITQHLKDLDRILNQTKLINNGIKGDLKFGYVGSAMQEIIPNLLLKFRSQNPYAQFGLKELGNQKQIDSLLSLDIDIGFVRIERVPRDLQMKPILKENFCLVLPENHPINEASFINMNQFKDEDFILFDPQYSASYHEKVMQIFDDAGFTPIIAHNTIHATSIYKLVENNFGISIVPKSLQNLTVKGIKFIELTNILQKTILSVVWNKNNRNPMLKKFLVNIN